The proteins below are encoded in one region of Pacificitalea manganoxidans:
- a CDS encoding cytochrome-c peroxidase, which yields MGPIIIAVFAGASALTAAELPAPDALFPAQDMAQVRLGQLLFYDPILSGSGEVSCATCHHPRFGTSDGLSLGLGDGATGLGPERVIDPDNLPEERVPRNAPALFNLGAAEFTRMFHDGRLEADPDRPGGIRTPLGEDMALGFASVLSAQSMFPVLAPDEMAGHYGESDVSRAVRMGLLSSEGGAWDIISARIESIPPYRAAFDAILGQDADIHFTDISDAIAAFIAHEWRADDSAFDRHLRGEAPLTGPALAGMELFYGEAGCSTCHAGQFQTDHAFHAIAMPQIGPGKKGRFETHYRDTGRLRVTGRAEDAYRFRTPSLRNVTLTAPYGHDGAYATLEGVVRHHLDPIAALRGYDPAQAVLPDLAGAEDLHALRDPAETDAIAAANELAPVTLSDAQVAELMAFLAALTDDVSHLGVPPTVPSGLPVDQ from the coding sequence ATCGGCCCTATCATCATTGCGGTGTTCGCCGGGGCCAGCGCGCTTACTGCGGCGGAGTTGCCCGCGCCGGATGCGCTGTTCCCGGCGCAGGACATGGCGCAGGTGCGGCTGGGGCAATTGTTGTTCTACGATCCGATCCTGTCGGGCAGCGGCGAGGTGTCCTGCGCCACCTGCCACCACCCTCGGTTCGGCACGTCGGACGGGCTGTCGCTGGGCTTGGGCGATGGTGCGACGGGGCTCGGCCCCGAGCGCGTGATCGACCCGGACAACCTGCCGGAGGAGCGGGTGCCGCGCAATGCGCCCGCACTGTTTAACCTCGGCGCCGCTGAATTCACCCGAATGTTCCATGACGGACGGCTGGAGGCCGACCCGGACCGCCCCGGTGGTATCCGCACGCCACTGGGGGAGGATATGGCCCTAGGCTTTGCCTCTGTCCTGTCGGCGCAGTCTATGTTCCCGGTGCTCGCCCCCGACGAGATGGCAGGCCATTACGGCGAAAGCGATGTATCACGCGCCGTGCGGATGGGCCTGCTGTCGAGCGAGGGCGGCGCGTGGGATATCATTTCGGCCAGAATCGAATCTATCCCGCCGTATAGAGCCGCTTTCGACGCGATCCTCGGGCAGGACGCGGACATTCACTTCACCGATATATCTGACGCAATCGCGGCCTTCATCGCGCATGAGTGGCGCGCGGATGACAGCGCGTTCGACCGGCATCTGCGGGGCGAGGCGCCGCTCACAGGTCCGGCGCTGGCCGGGATGGAGTTGTTCTACGGGGAGGCGGGATGCAGCACCTGCCATGCCGGCCAATTCCAGACCGATCATGCCTTTCACGCCATCGCGATGCCGCAGATCGGACCGGGGAAAAAGGGGCGGTTCGAAACGCATTACCGCGATACCGGGCGACTGCGCGTCACGGGCCGGGCAGAGGACGCCTATCGCTTTCGCACGCCGTCCCTGCGCAATGTGACGCTGACTGCGCCTTATGGGCATGACGGGGCCTATGCCACGCTGGAAGGTGTCGTGCGGCACCATCTGGACCCTATCGCCGCGTTGCGCGGCTACGACCCTGCGCAGGCGGTGCTGCCGGATCTGGCCGGTGCGGAGGATCTGCATGCCCTGCGGGACCCAGCCGAAACCGATGCCATCGCTGCCGCGAATGAATTGGCGCCGGTCACGCTTAGCGATGCGCAGGTGGCTGAGCTTATGGCCTTCCTCGCCGCGCTCACCGACGACGTAAGCCACCTTGGCGTGCCCCCCACGGTGCCGAGCGGCCTGCCTGTCGATCAGTAG
- a CDS encoding CRTAC1 family protein, producing MRPERLSLLLIACAGAAAAQPDVPVFADRSAGITHAYTGGWEHFVGGGVAAFDCDGDAMPELYAAGGSSSATLLRNRTAARGAALRFEPDTPQSLALTGVTGAWPLDIDSDGHTDLAVLRVGANVLLRGDGACGFAPFDDLHLADEARWSTAFSATWEQGAALPTLAIGNYVDRDDPKGPFGACDSNRLYRPTPTGYAAPQVLEPGYCALSILFTDWGRHGRADLRISNDRHYYVRGGEEQLWAMEDAPRLFTRADGWESYVIWGMGIASRDLDGDGLAEVYLTSMGDQKLQSLVGASAPAYRDATYDRGTTAHRPYFGDDGRPSTGWHVAFGDVQNDGHDDIFVAKGNVDQMPSNAMEDPNNLLLQQPDGSFAEQGLTAGIGTVARARGAALADLNLDGRLDLAVVNRRAPMEIWENTGPAPGHWLQLRLTQPAPNPDAIGAFIEVEADGIRYTRELTVGGGHGGGSLLPEHFGLGDTQQVRLRVIWPDGGTSDWAETDTDRLLQVTRDGTALALVPY from the coding sequence ATGCGGCCTGAGCGGCTTTCCCTGCTGCTGATCGCGTGCGCGGGGGCGGCTGCGGCCCAGCCGGATGTGCCTGTTTTTGCGGATCGAAGCGCGGGCATCACCCATGCCTATACCGGCGGATGGGAGCATTTCGTGGGGGGCGGCGTCGCGGCTTTCGATTGCGATGGCGATGCGATGCCCGAACTCTACGCCGCCGGAGGTAGCAGCTCGGCCACCTTGTTGCGCAACCGCACCGCTGCGCGTGGCGCGGCGCTGAGATTTGAGCCTGACACACCGCAATCGCTTGCCCTGACAGGTGTGACCGGGGCGTGGCCGCTGGACATCGACAGTGACGGGCATACGGATCTGGCGGTGCTGCGCGTGGGTGCGAACGTGCTGCTGCGCGGTGACGGAGCCTGCGGGTTTGCGCCCTTCGACGATCTGCATCTGGCGGACGAGGCCCGTTGGAGCACGGCGTTCTCCGCGACATGGGAACAGGGCGCGGCGCTTCCGACGCTGGCGATTGGCAATTATGTCGACCGCGACGACCCGAAGGGCCCGTTTGGGGCCTGCGACAGCAACCGGCTCTACCGCCCCACCCCGACAGGCTACGCCGCACCGCAGGTTCTGGAACCCGGCTATTGCGCGCTGTCGATCCTATTCACCGATTGGGGCCGTCATGGCCGCGCCGACCTGCGCATTTCCAATGACCGGCACTACTATGTGCGCGGCGGCGAGGAACAGCTATGGGCGATGGAGGATGCCCCCCGGCTGTTCACCCGTGCCGATGGCTGGGAAAGCTATGTGATCTGGGGCATGGGCATTGCCAGCCGCGATCTCGACGGGGACGGGCTGGCCGAGGTGTATCTGACGTCGATGGGCGATCAGAAACTGCAGAGCCTCGTCGGCGCCAGCGCCCCGGCCTATCGCGATGCGACCTATGATCGGGGAACGACGGCGCATCGGCCCTATTTCGGCGATGACGGGCGGCCTTCGACCGGGTGGCACGTTGCCTTCGGCGATGTCCAAAATGACGGGCACGACGACATTTTCGTGGCCAAGGGCAATGTCGACCAGATGCCCAGCAACGCAATGGAAGACCCCAACAACCTGCTGCTGCAACAACCTGATGGCAGTTTTGCAGAGCAGGGTCTGACGGCGGGAATAGGCACTGTGGCCCGGGCGCGCGGTGCGGCATTGGCGGATCTGAACCTTGACGGACGGCTCGACCTTGCCGTCGTCAACCGGCGCGCGCCGATGGAAATCTGGGAAAACACCGGCCCCGCGCCTGGCCATTGGCTGCAACTCCGCCTGACGCAGCCTGCGCCCAACCCGGACGCCATCGGGGCCTTTATCGAGGTCGAGGCAGACGGCATCCGCTACACCCGCGAACTGACGGTGGGGGGCGGGCATGGCGGCGGCAGCCTGTTGCCCGAACATTTTGGACTGGGCGACACGCAGCAGGTGAGGCTTCGGGTGATCTGGCCCGACGGCGGGACCAGCGATTGGGCCGAAACAGACACGGATCGCTTGCTTCAGGTCACACGCGACGGCACAGCGCTGGCGCTAGTGCCCTACTGA
- a CDS encoding ROK family transcriptional regulator, translated as MQLDQRDANRRSLLTNIRLAGQIARIDLAQRTGISQASVTTITAELIRDGLIEEVPREAAGPGSRRGRPRVDLRIRAAAHIVAGMKVTERTVSTVLLDFEGSQIGEHTFPLPAPDFTPEGFAEVLHAALEAAATEVGVASDTISGIGIGLAGTVEASTNLVHWSPHLTRRNVQLGALLQERFSAPVFLDNDANLVAMAELYFGHGREVSDFLVVTIESGVGLGIVLGNEIYRGARGCGAEFGHTKIQLDGALCRCGQRGCLEAYVADYALLREAGHEDAFATWGAQDHRMKTLIDAALSGNARAADIVDRAGRIFALGLANLVNIFDPQLIILSGERMQFDYLYAEQVMEAMRDSIIQVDMPPPEVVIHRWGNHMWAKGAAAYAIDRVAEIALRDMSDNAA; from the coding sequence ATGCAATTGGACCAGAGAGATGCCAACAGGCGCAGTTTGCTTACGAATATCCGGCTTGCCGGTCAGATCGCGCGTATCGACCTGGCCCAGCGAACCGGCATCAGTCAGGCCAGCGTCACCACCATCACCGCCGAGCTGATCCGCGATGGATTGATCGAGGAGGTTCCGCGCGAAGCAGCCGGGCCCGGCTCCCGTCGCGGACGCCCGCGCGTGGACCTGCGCATCCGGGCCGCCGCCCATATCGTGGCCGGAATGAAGGTGACCGAGCGCACGGTCTCCACCGTCCTGCTGGATTTCGAAGGCAGTCAGATCGGCGAGCATACCTTCCCCCTGCCCGCACCTGATTTCACGCCCGAAGGCTTTGCCGAAGTGCTGCATGCCGCGCTGGAAGCCGCCGCGACCGAGGTGGGGGTCGCATCCGATACGATCTCCGGTATTGGCATCGGGCTTGCCGGCACCGTGGAGGCCAGCACCAATCTGGTGCATTGGTCGCCGCATCTGACCCGACGCAACGTGCAGTTGGGCGCGCTGCTTCAGGAACGGTTTTCTGCGCCGGTCTTTCTGGACAATGACGCCAATCTGGTCGCGATGGCCGAACTATACTTCGGCCACGGGCGGGAGGTCAGCGACTTCCTCGTCGTCACAATCGAAAGCGGCGTCGGGCTGGGCATTGTGCTGGGCAACGAGATCTATCGCGGCGCGCGCGGCTGTGGTGCGGAATTCGGCCACACCAAGATCCAGCTGGACGGGGCGCTCTGCCGGTGCGGTCAGCGCGGCTGTCTTGAGGCCTATGTGGCCGATTACGCGCTGCTGCGCGAAGCGGGGCACGAAGACGCCTTTGCCACATGGGGCGCGCAGGATCACCGGATGAAAACGCTGATCGATGCCGCGCTGTCCGGAAACGCGCGCGCCGCCGATATCGTTGACCGTGCCGGACGGATTTTTGCGCTGGGGCTGGCCAATCTTGTCAACATCTTCGACCCTCAGCTCATCATCCTGTCGGGGGAGCGGATGCAGTTCGATTACCTCTATGCCGAACAGGTCATGGAGGCGATGCGCGACAGCATCATTCAGGTCGATATGCCGCCGCCCGAAGTGGTGATTCACCGATGGGGCAACCACATGTGGGCCAAGGGCGCGGCGGCCTATGCAATCGACCGTGTGGCGGAAATCGCCCTGCGCGACATGTCTGACAATGCGGCCTGA
- the xylF gene encoding D-xylose ABC transporter substrate-binding protein, translated as MKKFTVAAATLLSMSVSSMALAQDGLTVGVSWSNFQEERWKTDEAAIKSALDAAGAEYVSSDAQSSSAKQLSDVESLIAQGVDALIILAQDSQAIGPAVQQAADEGIPVVGYDRLIDDPRAFYLTFDNVEVGRMQARAVLEQAPEGNYVMIKGSPTDPNADFLRGGQQEVLQDAIDSGKITIVGEAYTDAWLPANAQRNMEQILTAQDNAVDAVVASNDGTAGGAVAALTAQGMDGIPVSGQDGDHAALNRVAKGTQTVSVWKDARELGKRAAEIAVSLADGTAPMDVEGAEAWTSPAGTELTAVFLDPIPVTQDNLNVVVDAGWIEKDALCQGVTDGPAVCN; from the coding sequence ATGAAGAAATTTACCGTTGCAGCTGCGACTCTGCTCAGCATGTCGGTGTCGAGCATGGCGCTCGCACAGGATGGCCTGACCGTCGGTGTCAGCTGGTCCAACTTTCAGGAAGAGCGTTGGAAGACCGACGAAGCGGCGATCAAGTCGGCGCTCGATGCGGCCGGTGCCGAATACGTCTCGTCCGACGCGCAAAGCTCCTCGGCCAAACAGCTGTCCGACGTGGAAAGCCTGATCGCCCAAGGCGTCGACGCCCTGATCATCCTCGCCCAAGACAGCCAAGCCATCGGCCCCGCCGTTCAACAGGCCGCCGACGAAGGCATCCCGGTCGTGGGCTACGACCGCCTGATCGACGATCCCCGCGCCTTCTACCTGACCTTCGACAACGTGGAAGTGGGCCGCATGCAGGCCCGCGCCGTGCTGGAGCAGGCCCCCGAAGGCAACTACGTCATGATCAAGGGTTCGCCCACCGATCCCAACGCGGACTTCCTCCGCGGTGGCCAGCAGGAAGTGCTGCAGGACGCCATCGACAGCGGCAAGATCACGATCGTGGGCGAGGCCTATACCGATGCGTGGCTGCCCGCCAACGCACAGCGCAACATGGAGCAGATCCTGACCGCGCAGGACAACGCCGTGGATGCTGTCGTGGCGTCGAACGATGGCACCGCCGGTGGCGCCGTGGCCGCGCTGACCGCGCAGGGCATGGACGGTATCCCGGTGTCGGGTCAGGACGGCGATCACGCCGCGCTGAACCGCGTCGCCAAAGGCACCCAGACCGTCAGCGTGTGGAAGGATGCCCGTGAACTGGGCAAACGCGCCGCTGAGATCGCGGTGAGCCTTGCCGATGGCACCGCCCCGATGGATGTCGAAGGCGCCGAGGCGTGGACCTCCCCCGCGGGCACCGAACTGACGGCTGTGTTTCTCGACCCGATCCCGGTCACGCAGGACAACCTGAACGTGGTCGTGGACGCGGGCTGGATCGAAAAAGACGCGCTGTGTCAGGGCGTCACGGACGGCCCCGCCGTCTGCAACTGA
- a CDS encoding sugar ABC transporter permease: MAEQTAPASTQTTAKPTPRRNFAQVLELDTRLLGMIGAFILMCIGFDLFTDGRFLTARNIFNLTIQTVSVAIMATGMVFVIVTRHIDLSVGSLLATCSAVMAMTQTQIVPDMLGMGLNHPLTWVIALVVGLIAGGLIGAFQGWLIGYLLIPSFIVTLGGLLVWRNVAWYLTSGQTIGPLDASFMRLGGINGTLGVTWSWVVAVVCAVAAVAALWNARRNKIRHDFPVKPVWAEALMSLFAVAAIMGFVAILASYEIPSRRLERMFEARGEVMPEGFTTGYGLPLSVLILILVAVAMTIVARRTRLGRYIFATGGNPDAAELSGINTRLLTVKVFAIMGMLAALSAAVASARLTNHANDIGTLDELRVIAAAVIGGTALSGGFGTIYGAILGALIMQSLQSGMAMVGVDAPFQNIVVGSVLVLAVLIDIIYRKRAGVK, from the coding sequence ATGGCTGAGCAGACCGCACCCGCCAGCACCCAGACGACCGCCAAGCCGACGCCGCGCCGCAACTTTGCGCAGGTGCTCGAACTCGATACCCGTCTTCTCGGGATGATCGGGGCGTTCATCCTGATGTGCATCGGCTTTGACCTGTTCACCGACGGGCGGTTCCTGACCGCGCGCAACATCTTCAACCTGACAATCCAGACCGTGTCCGTCGCGATCATGGCCACCGGCATGGTTTTCGTCATCGTGACCCGGCATATCGATCTGAGCGTCGGCTCGCTACTGGCGACCTGTTCCGCCGTGATGGCGATGACGCAGACACAGATCGTGCCGGACATGCTGGGCATGGGGCTGAACCACCCGCTGACATGGGTCATCGCGCTGGTTGTGGGGCTGATCGCCGGCGGGCTCATCGGGGCGTTTCAGGGATGGCTCATCGGCTATCTGTTGATCCCGTCCTTTATCGTGACGCTGGGCGGTTTGCTCGTCTGGCGCAACGTGGCGTGGTATCTGACCAGCGGCCAGACGATCGGCCCGCTCGACGCGAGTTTCATGCGGCTGGGCGGGATCAACGGCACGCTGGGTGTGACGTGGTCTTGGGTTGTGGCCGTGGTTTGTGCCGTGGCTGCCGTGGCTGCGTTGTGGAATGCGCGTCGCAACAAAATCCGGCATGATTTCCCGGTGAAACCGGTCTGGGCCGAAGCGCTGATGTCGCTATTCGCCGTGGCCGCGATCATGGGGTTCGTCGCGATCCTCGCGTCCTACGAAATCCCAAGCCGCCGGCTCGAACGCATGTTCGAAGCGCGTGGCGAGGTGATGCCCGAAGGCTTTACCACCGGCTACGGTCTGCCGCTGTCCGTGCTGATCCTGATCCTTGTCGCCGTGGCGATGACCATCGTGGCGCGGCGCACCCGGCTGGGGCGCTACATCTTTGCCACCGGCGGTAACCCGGATGCAGCCGAACTGTCGGGCATCAACACCCGGCTCCTGACGGTCAAGGTTTTTGCCATCATGGGCATGCTGGCGGCGCTCTCCGCCGCTGTGGCCTCCGCCCGTCTGACGAACCACGCCAATGACATCGGCACGCTCGACGAGCTGCGTGTGATCGCGGCGGCGGTGATCGGCGGCACGGCTCTATCCGGCGGGTTCGGCACGATCTATGGCGCCATTCTCGGCGCGCTGATCATGCAGTCGCTGCAATCGGGCATGGCCATGGTGGGCGTCGACGCGCCGTTCCAGAACATCGTCGTCGGCTCCGTGCTGGTGCTGGCTGTGCTCATCGACATCATCTATCGGAAGCGGGCGGGAGTGAAATGA
- a CDS encoding ATP-binding cassette domain-containing protein has translation MADTQQTPLVEMRNISIAFGGVKAVDHVSVDLMPGEVVGLLGHNGAGKSTLIKILSGAYQADEGEIFINGEKATITNPRDARKYNIETIYQTLALADNLDAASNLFLGRELVSPLGFVDDDAMEAETRKIMQRLNPNFTKFAAPVSALSGGQRQSVAIARAVYFNARILIMDEPTAALGPHETQMVSELIQQLKADGIGIFLISHDIHDVMHLCDRASVMKNGELVGTVDVSDVTDDDLLGMIILGKHPKKAA, from the coding sequence ATGGCTGACACGCAACAGACACCCCTTGTCGAAATGCGCAACATTTCGATCGCCTTCGGCGGCGTGAAGGCCGTCGATCACGTCAGCGTCGATCTGATGCCCGGTGAGGTCGTGGGGCTTTTGGGCCATAACGGCGCTGGCAAATCGACCCTGATCAAGATCCTGTCGGGTGCCTATCAGGCTGATGAGGGCGAGATCTTTATCAACGGCGAAAAGGCGACGATCACCAACCCGCGGGATGCCCGGAAATACAACATCGAGACGATCTACCAGACCTTGGCGCTTGCCGATAATCTGGACGCGGCCTCGAACCTGTTTCTGGGTCGGGAACTGGTATCGCCGCTGGGCTTTGTCGACGATGACGCGATGGAGGCTGAGACGCGCAAGATCATGCAGCGCCTCAACCCCAATTTCACCAAGTTCGCAGCCCCGGTCAGCGCGCTGTCGGGTGGCCAGCGGCAATCCGTGGCAATTGCGCGGGCCGTCTATTTCAACGCCCGCATCCTGATCATGGACGAACCCACCGCCGCGCTTGGCCCGCATGAGACGCAGATGGTGTCGGAACTGATCCAGCAACTGAAAGCTGACGGTATCGGCATCTTCCTGATCTCGCATGACATCCACGACGTGATGCATCTGTGCGACCGCGCCTCGGTGATGAAGAACGGTGAACTGGTCGGCACGGTCGATGTGTCCGACGTGACCGACGATGATCTGCTGGGGATGATCATCCTCGGCAAACATCCGAAGAAGGCCGCCTGA
- the pobA gene encoding 4-hydroxybenzoate 3-monooxygenase, protein MRVQVCIIGGGPSGLLLSQLLHLQGIDTVVLERRSRDYVLGRIRAGVLESGMCDLLRRAGVGERLDAEGFVHNGTRISARGHDFRIDFKKLTDRTVTVYGQTEVTQDLYAARDAMDGKIIEEAEGVTIHEPTSDAPWVTYTKDGTEHRIDCDWIAGCDGFHGVSRQTIPQERRQEFEKVYPFGWLGILSRTPPVDHELIYSNHPRGFALCSMRNANLSRYYVQAPVDDKVEAWSDDRFWDELKRRIPEEAADKLITGPSIEKSIAPLRSFIAEPMRWGRLFLVGDAAHIVPPTGAKGLNLAASDVHYLSRALIALYAGDGDEGVETYSTQALARVWKASRFSWWMTSTLHSFPDQGDFGQRMQEAEIAYLEQSPAAQTALAENYVGLPY, encoded by the coding sequence ATGCGCGTTCAAGTCTGTATCATCGGCGGCGGCCCTTCGGGGCTTCTTCTCAGCCAACTGCTGCATTTGCAGGGCATCGACACCGTGGTTCTGGAGCGGCGCAGCCGCGACTATGTTCTGGGGCGTATCCGCGCGGGCGTGCTGGAATCCGGCATGTGCGATCTGCTGCGCCGGGCGGGCGTGGGAGAGCGGCTCGATGCCGAGGGGTTCGTGCATAACGGCACGCGCATCTCAGCCCGCGGGCATGATTTCCGCATCGATTTCAAAAAGCTCACCGACCGCACCGTAACCGTCTACGGTCAGACGGAGGTGACGCAGGATCTCTATGCCGCGCGCGATGCGATGGACGGCAAGATCATCGAGGAGGCCGAGGGCGTCACCATTCACGAGCCCACGTCCGACGCGCCTTGGGTGACCTACACCAAAGACGGCACCGAACATCGCATCGATTGCGACTGGATCGCCGGGTGTGACGGGTTTCACGGGGTCAGTCGCCAGACCATCCCGCAGGAGCGGCGGCAGGAATTCGAAAAGGTCTATCCTTTCGGCTGGCTTGGCATCCTGTCACGGACGCCGCCTGTCGATCATGAACTGATCTATTCCAACCACCCGCGCGGCTTTGCCCTATGCTCCATGCGCAATGCGAACCTGAGCCGCTACTACGTTCAGGCGCCGGTCGACGATAAGGTCGAAGCATGGTCCGACGACCGGTTCTGGGACGAACTGAAACGCCGCATTCCCGAAGAAGCCGCCGATAAGCTGATCACCGGACCTAGCATCGAGAAATCCATCGCGCCGCTGCGCAGCTTCATCGCCGAGCCGATGCGCTGGGGCCGGTTGTTTCTGGTGGGCGATGCCGCACATATCGTGCCGCCGACCGGGGCCAAGGGTCTGAACCTCGCGGCGTCGGATGTGCATTACCTGTCCCGCGCGCTGATCGCGCTTTACGCAGGTGACGGGGATGAAGGCGTCGAGACCTACAGCACGCAGGCCCTGGCCCGTGTCTGGAAAGCGTCGCGCTTTTCGTGGTGGATGACCAGCACGCTGCACAGCTTCCCCGATCAGGGCGATTTCGGGCAACGCATGCAGGAGGCCGAGATCGCCTATCTGGAACAATCCCCCGCCGCCCAGACCGCGCTTGCGGAGAATTATGTGGGGCTGCCGTATTGA
- a CDS encoding helix-turn-helix domain-containing protein, translating to MTRRTEIPAFALYGERAGLPDLLHVETIRDRAGPLDWEIAMHRHPSLVQFLWLDTGGGALRLDGGTHEFGPGTAIFLPRLCPHGFRFSPGAQGLVVTLPVAALTEAMEQAAADLVAPWLGAADAQFTALMQEIAREHAARDPYRTEALRARIVLLALWAIRASGGIAARQPRSAYGGLVTAFLDLLEREFRAQKETVFYAAALHRTASHLTRACKAVTGQTASALIRERVMLEARRELAYTARRVAEIGYDLGYEDPAHFAKAFRAATGHAPRDFRAQVARGS from the coding sequence ATGACGCGCCGCACCGAGATCCCGGCCTTCGCGCTTTATGGGGAGCGCGCGGGCCTGCCCGACCTTTTGCATGTGGAAACGATCCGCGACCGGGCCGGGCCGCTGGATTGGGAAATCGCCATGCACAGGCATCCCTCATTGGTGCAGTTTCTCTGGCTAGACACAGGTGGCGGGGCGCTGCGGCTGGATGGGGGAACGCACGAGTTTGGCCCCGGCACCGCGATTTTCCTGCCGCGGCTCTGTCCGCATGGGTTCCGCTTCAGCCCCGGCGCGCAAGGTCTGGTCGTCACGCTGCCCGTTGCTGCGCTGACCGAGGCGATGGAACAGGCCGCCGCCGATCTGGTCGCACCGTGGTTGGGGGCAGCGGATGCGCAATTCACGGCGCTTATGCAGGAGATCGCGCGGGAACACGCAGCCCGCGACCCTTACCGGACAGAGGCGCTGCGCGCGCGGATCGTGCTGTTGGCGCTGTGGGCTATTCGGGCCAGCGGTGGCATCGCCGCGCGGCAGCCGCGCTCGGCCTACGGGGGGCTCGTCACCGCGTTTCTGGATTTGCTGGAGCGTGAATTCCGTGCGCAGAAGGAAACGGTGTTCTATGCCGCGGCGCTGCACCGCACAGCCTCGCATCTGACCCGCGCGTGTAAGGCCGTGACCGGCCAGACCGCATCGGCGCTGATCCGCGAGCGCGTGATGCTCGAAGCGCGCCGCGAACTGGCCTACACCGCCCGGCGGGTGGCGGAGATCGGTTATGATCTGGGCTACGAAGATCCCGCGCATTTCGCCAAGGCCTTCCGCGCCGCTACCGGCCATGCGCCGCGCGATTTCCGTGCGCAGGTTGCCCGCGGCTCCTAA
- a CDS encoding glycosyltransferase, whose translation MRDTVTILLALYQGETYLPAQLSSLLRLTGPRWRLLVSDDGSDDDGPALLHRFATRVGRDIRLIDGPGQGHAANFMHLLGQAPPGPVAFCDQDDVWFPDKLDRAMRALAPLGDRPGMYCGRSCVTAADLSPTHLSRLPRLPPSFGNALVQSLAGGNTIVLNRAGADLLRRCLPRTAPAAHDWWAYQVMTGCNGSVLYDPQPALAYRQHGGNAVGDNRALSARAKRGLALLTGRFRADVERQMFALNAARPWMTPDARAQMDRFIAGRASGATGFWRSGAHRQGMGGTLALGVAAALGRI comes from the coding sequence ATGCGCGACACGGTTACCATTCTGCTGGCCCTCTATCAGGGGGAAACCTACCTGCCGGCACAGCTAAGCAGCCTGCTGCGATTGACCGGGCCTCGTTGGCGTTTGCTGGTCTCGGACGACGGGTCCGATGATGATGGGCCGGCCCTGCTACACCGGTTCGCGACGCGGGTGGGGCGCGATATCCGCCTAATTGACGGTCCGGGGCAGGGACATGCGGCCAATTTTATGCATTTACTTGGACAGGCGCCGCCGGGGCCTGTCGCTTTCTGCGATCAGGACGATGTGTGGTTTCCCGACAAACTTGACCGCGCAATGCGGGCGCTGGCTCCGCTAGGCGACCGGCCGGGCATGTATTGTGGCCGCAGCTGTGTCACCGCAGCGGATCTGAGCCCCACGCATCTGTCGCGGCTGCCGCGCCTGCCGCCAAGTTTCGGCAATGCGCTGGTGCAAAGCCTCGCGGGTGGCAACACCATCGTGCTGAATCGGGCCGGGGCTGATCTGCTGCGTCGATGCCTGCCCCGCACAGCCCCCGCGGCGCATGACTGGTGGGCGTATCAGGTGATGACCGGCTGCAACGGCAGTGTGCTTTATGATCCGCAGCCCGCGCTGGCCTATCGTCAGCACGGCGGCAACGCGGTGGGAGACAATCGCGCCCTCTCGGCGCGGGCCAAGCGGGGTCTGGCCCTGCTGACGGGTCGGTTCCGCGCGGATGTGGAGCGGCAGATGTTCGCGTTGAATGCCGCCCGCCCGTGGATGACCCCGGACGCGCGCGCCCAGATGGATCGTTTCATCGCCGGGCGGGCGAGCGGCGCGACGGGGTTCTGGCGGTCCGGCGCGCACCGTCAGGGGATGGGGGGCACGCTGGCTCTTGGCGTGGCGGCGGCGCTGGGTCGGATTTGA